In Lolium rigidum isolate FL_2022 chromosome 3, APGP_CSIRO_Lrig_0.1, whole genome shotgun sequence, the genomic window TatataataaaaaaatatttaccTAGATATATGTGAAATAATGGAACTACATCATCACACAATTAGGGATTGTTAATACTACAATAAGATTAGTTAAACTACAATTTAGGTTTGAAGTGACTCCTATATTTTGTAACAATCAACGGAAGACTAATTGTGATTAATCTAAGTGTAATTTAGATTTCTAATTGTGTAGATTAAGATGAGTCATCCGAGATGAAATGTAAGTTAGTCTGTCATGTCTCCATTATGTGGACACAAAGTGAAAGTGAGACATGTCGTCAGATGAAAGTGCGACACATAGTCAGATGTAGACACGAACATGCATAGTTTGGTCATGTGTATAGACAGAACTGAATACATACAATCTCAAAACAAATATTTTTCCACTTACACGTGTAGAGTATAGGACCAGTCAAATTATCAACTTGATCGATATACATCCTTTAGAAAAGAGAACATAAATATTTACCATCAGATGGAGAGAAGGAGTTCCTTAAAAGCGTTCCCTCTTTCGATGATCTGAACAGAATGGATGGTAGAGTGAGAGTGCTGGACTCTGGCTCGTCTATTGTTATCTCCGCCTGGCAGTCCTCTGAAGTTCCGCGCAAGGTTGAATTGGAACAAGTATGGCTCCATGTGGAAGGGGTACCCCACACTCTCAGGCACTTTTTGGGGTTATGGGCTGTTGGGTCTCTCTTGGGCAAAACCTAGGACGTCGACCTCCTTAGCCTTCGTCGTCGAGGTGTTGTCCGTGTTCTTGTGGCGATGTTTAACTCCTCAGTGCTGGACAGGACTGTATCGGAGCCTGGATCTTATGCCATTTCAGATGTTGTGGTGGAGTTGAAATCCTTTGAGTTTCGCCTCCGTAGAGAGCCAACGGATTTTGTCCCCGATCCCGACTTTGTCCCTTTTCTTTGGGAGAAGAAGAATGATGGTAATGATGAAGGGGGCGCAGCAGGTGCCGACGATGATGATGCTATGGACACTTCGGATGGGCGGATTGGTGCAGTGGACTCAGCTACACCGCCGACGCAGCCTAGTGGTTCTGGTGGTGCGTCATCTGGTGGGGCACAGGTGGCTGCTGTTGTCTTCGCGGTAACTCCTTTCAATAATAATCCGCATACTCCCGCAGCCGTGGAAATTGTTGAGAAGCTTCGGTCTGTGAGTCCCTCTCTGGAGAGGCGTCCTCCGTTGAGTCCAAAAGCCACGTCCGAGGAACTATCGGCGGCTTTGGAGCATTGGCGGACGCAGCGGGTGTGCagggtgtgccattgcacaccctggaattctgaagatttttttTTACCTACTCTTTTTCAGACTGAAAATGAGGCCCAAGAGTCCAAAACAGCCCAATATGCCAATTAAGCTACCAGCCTAGCACGAGACAAGCTCCAATCATTCGATCCCCAGGTTCCAGCTCCATCTCACGACCTTGCCGCCGCACTGGACGCCCGCAGTCGCCGCCGCCTGGCCGTCGCCGCCTCGCCGGACGCCGGCCCCTGCCAGCCGCCCAGCCTGCCTCCCTCTCCTCGCCAGCCTCCACTTACCGCCGCTCGGCGCTCGCCCTTCGTTTCTCGCGCAGCTCGCCACTCAGCCAGATCGAGTCTGCAGGTATGAATCCCTAATTATCAACCTATTTCTAATTTATGCCCACGAATTTGAGCTGGAGTAGTCAGTAATGGGAGTAGGACTGTAGGAGCAACCTGACCATGAATTTGTGCCCACGAATTTTTCCCTCTATATTTGATCCCTTGTAAATGTCTATTTTTTCCTATGTTTGTTGTAACTGTAGATTGATTATGAAGAGAAAGAGTGATAGCCAAATTGCATCTCTTTTCCGGAATCGTGAAGCGAAGATTGCATCTAGTTCATTGCCCTTGGTTGTACTTGTAGCTGATGAGCAAACCGAAGACCCAAGGCATTCCGCACCTCCTGTCCAATCTGATTCCGAGAGTGAGAATGAAACAGAAGATGCAATACCAGATCCACCATCACCAGAACGACCAAGTGCAACATCATATGATGCTCACTTCATGCCGTATGATCCAGGGGAAAGGGTTCCTATTTCTGCATATGCTGTCAATGATCAGGATGTTGTTCGGAGAGGATATATCGCAAAAGGCCCATGCCAACCATATTCACATGACTTCGAAACCAGAAAAATATATGGCGTAAGTCGGCACTTGAAATGGGTGAAATTGAAAGTGGAAGTGGATTGAATCAAGAAATGGGTTTATCTAGACCCGGTGATACTCGGTGGGGTTCTCACTTTAAAACCATCCTACACATTGTTGATATGTACTCCACAATCCTTGAAGTGCTAGTAAGGATTGGAAAGGATCCTTCTCAAAAGAGTGAGTGGTCAAGAATACGTGGAATTGCTGCCGCCTTTGAATCATTTGACTTTGTTTTCAATCTTCACTTGATGCTTGTTATTCTTGGATACACAAATGACTTGTCTATATCTCTGCAAAAGAAGGATCAAGATATTCTTAATGCAATGGATCTTGTTAGATTGGCAAAGGATCAAATGCAACGTATGAGGTCTAATGGATGGGAAGGATTTCTTGCAAAGGTGACATTGTTTTGCAACAAACATGGCATTGGAGTTCCTTCACCGGAGGATAATTACGTGGCTCATGGTAGATCACATCGGTATTATGAAATACAAACAAATGATGATCGGTATAGAAGAGAAGTGTATCTTGGTGTCGttgatcaaattattcaagagctTGATAATCGGTTTGATGAGGTTAACATGGAGTTGCTTATTTGCATGTCGGCTTTGAATCCCCTcaattcatttgcttcttatggtGCACAAAAGGTAATGAAACTTGCAAGCTTCTACCCCAATGAATTTCCAAGCTTGTCTTTGATAAGGCTTGAATTCCAACTTGATACCTTTATCAATGATATGAGAAGGGATGATAGGTTTAAATGTGTAAATCATCTTGGTGAGCTCTCTATTAAGCTTGTTGAAACAAACAagcatgttgtttatgatctagtCTACTTACTTCTCAAGTTGATATTGCTCTTACCGGTGGCGACGGCGAATGTTGAAAGAGCATTTTCTTCAATGAGTCTAGTGAAAAACAAGTTGAGAAATAGTATGGGTGATGACCTCTTGAACTATTGCTTAGTGACATTTATTGAGCGAGATGTGTTCTTGAAAGTAAGTGAAGATGACATAGTTGAAACCTTCATGGGAATGAAAGAACGTAGATTTACCAAATCCAAGTGATGTAATTTTCTATATTTCATTTCATAATGTAAGACTTGGTTAATGTTTTGAGCTATTTGTATTGGAATCATGTAAAACTGAAACCTATGTGTTGATCTACAATGTTGTGTATCACATTAGCTATATATGCTATTGATTTGGCAAATCTTCATAGCACATGGGGTAGTGCGAACTTTTTTTTGAAGGTTTGCACACCCTCCAATTCTTTCCTGGGTCCGCCACTGCTTTGGAGGCTACGCGTTCGTCACCATCCACTCAAGGGCTGGAGAGGGTCGTCTTTCCGGCGAGGGGGAGGGTTCACACGCTCGCCAGGACCTCCCCTTGTCGATCTTCGGCGGACTCGGCGTCAGCTGCCGAGCCGGCCGCAGCAAAGGCTGCACAAGCGATGGTCAGCAGGCAAGCTGCACTCGGCGGGGACTCCGTGGGGAAGCAGGCCACCGGAGCAGCTGCTGGTGGCACCACTCACGTGGCCGCGTGCCCCTCTCCTCGACCGGGCGTCGGCTCGGAGATCGAGGCGAGGCAGCAAGCAGCGCCGGTGCTCGGTGAGGGTGTTGGCCATCTGGGCGGGGACTACTCGCTTGCTGCAGCCGCGACTCAGGTGCAGCAAGGCCCACCCGCCGGGGCCATGCAGCAGCGTGTGCTGCTGTCAGAGGCTACGCTGCTGACGGGCGGCGATGTTGCGACGACGACGGAGGGAAGCCcctccgctgctgctgctgatggaCACTGCCTGGTACCCAAGGCCACCGCTGCGTTGACATCGGTGGAGCAGCCGTCGTCAGTGGGACCGTCCTCGACTCCACGGGCTGCTGCTGCTCTCGGGCGTGACTTGGGGTCCCCGGGCGCCGTCGCTTCGTCGAGGGAGGCGCCCTCGAAGCCTGACGCTGCTGCCACGGAGGGGGGGCGGGGGGGGGAGGGGCTGCATCGCCAATTCCTCCCCCCAAGGCGGCATCTTCGCGCCGAGCTTTGCCGTCCACCCCTTCGCGTAGGAGCACACGTCATGGGGTGGGGGCCGACGGCTCCGAGGTTACGGATGAAGACTCGTTGGCCAAGGCGATGAGGCGCAAGGCAGCGTCTAATCTCGACACCTCAGGTAATATTTCCAGTGGTAAATCTTTTTTAGCTTTATCCACACCATAGATTTCGGCTAATCTGAATAATGTTGGTGTGTCTTTGAGTAATTCTTTTGATTTAGTTTCTGTTTCGACTAATGCGCTAAAACACATGGAGTTCGATAGATTAAAATGTACTCCTGTGTCTAAGAGCAAATCGGATACCTTTCATAcaattgatgatgatgatgaagcgtACGCAATTTTGGATGGCCAACTTCTCTCACATATTGTAGGAGAGGTATCGGAGGTTGGACTGTGTAACGGCCTagggtagtacccctattagatttgcttgttcttttctttttatgcattatcattcatcatgcatcatatcatccatgttttaaacaaaataaaataattttataaaccctaattaatttcatttttacctctcatatggttttattaaTAAACCTCCCCTCTCTTgtcatttaacaaaccctaacacAAATTACTTTTTATTTTTGCTATTAAACCTTTGGCTCTTATTTTGTCTCTATCTCTATCCTATATTTAAAACTCAAACTTCTGGTGGTGCTGGTTCAAAACATTTTGCTAAAACAGGTTTCCTACactaaacaaaagagaaaaggatttgctaaataaaaaagaaaatccTTCCCTCTCCCctgggccctctctctctctagccCACCTCTCTTTTTCTTTCCCCCCCACCGCATCAGCCCAGCGCCTGGCCTTTTTCCCCTGTGGCCGAGTCGGCCCGACCCAGCCCACCATGGCACCGTACCGCTTCGAGGAGAGGCTCCTCCTCGTGTTGTCGTCTTCTCCTGGTGCGGTCACGCCatgtgcgtgaggaggcagtggtCCTCCTCGCCAACCACCGCGGCGCAACCTGCTCTCCCCCTCTCCTTTATAGCCCCACAAACCCTAGTCCCTCCTCcatcctccctcgcgccgccgcctcttttcctcttcttcctctgtaAGCAAAACGGGAGAAACCCCACAGCACCGCCACTTCTTCGCCGGCGCCCCGCCGTTCTGGTCCACCCCTCGCCAAGCCGTTGGACCCTGGAGATCCGCGTCGTCGAGCTCTACGCCCTGGTGCGAGGAATCGCTCTGGGAGCCCTCCAATCAAGCGCAAATTCGCCGTTCCCCATCCTCCGGCCGCCACCGTCCGCCATCAATTCCGGTGGTTCCACTGCACCTCCGGCCACACCGACCCTCCCTCGAGCACCCTGGTACACCGGAGCTTCCCTGGACATCCTTTCCCCCTCCCTCTCTTCCGTTTTCCTCCTCACACGTTGATGTCGTCCGTTTCCGCCGCAGACCTCGGCGCCGGCGTGCTCTCCGGTGGCCCCCGACGACGGCGCCTTGTCCTCTTGATCCGCACCGACGAGGCGAGCTCGACGCCCAGGCGCGCGCTACCTGGAGTCCACGGTATCACCGCGCGCATCCACGCCGAGATGCAGGTGGTCACCGCCAGACAATCGTCGAACACCTTCTGTGAAGCGCCTCCAAGCTTCGCCAGCGTGTCTGCCACGTGGCCGTGGGCCCCTTCGTCAGCCTCTGCGGTTAGATCCCACCGCGGTGAGGAAACCTCCCCCAGATCTAAATCTCGTCTCTTTTGTGCTAAGCCCCCTGCAGCTTTTCTTATCTTAACCCGCAGTCCCCGCCTTTTCTGAAAAACCCCCTGCAGTTTCCTGGAGGTTAACCCGGGCTCCTCTGCCTAGTCAGCTGCCGCGTCAGcgtccctggcccgcgtgtcagcgTCTGCGGCTAGCTTCTGCTCGGTATAAAACCGTTTTGTCTATTCCTGTTTTTCTAAAAATTGCATATATGTGTTAAATCTTgcataaatcatatcttttaaaccGTAATTCGAAaaaagtgttcaatatgaaaattgatcagaaaaatatgaggaacatgattatgccatccatgcttgctgttgcataatgcatcatacaatttcgtgctagtttgcattaccacctaatatgtaacatatggaatatgtgggatattgtataatgttgtcccggttccatttaaactTGAAGTACATCACCCTTGCCACGTCTAtgacatgctaatcaacacttaaatttgccggtagaaatgcaactctaaccttaatttgtttgtccggggttccgactccgattaaattggagaagatgcattgcaccatctttgccatgccatgcatatcatcttgatcatgccggttcttcttccgtagtagtaagatgtgcatccgttggttgttgtagcgatttgcttcttcccggataggatcacaaagtggtgcggtgagatacgacgagttctccggatgttcctcagcAAGCTATAACATGCAAGCATTTCccttatactcctgtccctgcaggagccgctcacctattttattttgccttctccctcatgctatccttaagttgcgttcttgtcacgtgtcctttccacttgttaccttaagcaacccatattgccaccatcacctcccacggctattgtttggttatcgagtctgccttgcgagtcatagtgcatgctagtgttgtttatatctcgtttcgttattgttatcttatcgggttatatgttgggaagaatcatggttactttagttgttgacatttgtttagcggaggcatcggtgggtcagctgatcgttttatgatggctcacttgtgtttcctaaataacttaggacccgagttctt contains:
- the LOC124698260 gene encoding uncharacterized protein LOC124698260, coding for MGEIESGSGLNQEMGLSRPGDTRWGSHFKTILHIVDMYSTILEVLVRIGKDPSQKSEWSRIRGIAAAFESFDFVFNLHLMLVILGYTNDLSISLQKKDQDILNAMDLVRLAKDQMQRMRSNGWEGFLAKVTLFCNKHGIGVPSPEDNYVAHGRSHRYYEIQTNDDRYRREVYLGVVDQIIQELDNRFDEVNMELLICMSALNPLNSFASYGAQKVMKLASFYPNEFPSLSLIRLEFQLDTFINDMRRDDRFKCVNHLGELSIKLVETNKHVVYDLVYLLLKLILLLPVATANVERAFSSMSLVKNKLRNSMGDDLLNYCLVTFIERDVFLKVSEDDIVETFMGMKERRFTKSK